The Cryptomeria japonica chromosome 9, Sugi_1.0, whole genome shotgun sequence DNA segment TCACTACTTCAAAAGATAACTTAGTGTAAAAGATTACGGAGTTGACATTCTAATGAAAGCCGTGCCAATGTGGAAAGTACAAAACAATGACAAAGGAAAAAGAAAGTGGAGGTTGGCAGAAATAGATGTCGAGGAAAAACTCTCAAATACTCATAAGAAAAAGGCATGGAGGCAAGGAATGGATGGTAAAAGTTCTAGTAATAATGCACATGCCAAAACTCAGAATACGAATTGAACAGGCACTTGTACAACATCTATCAATGGTTGCAATCCTTCTTAGGCCTAGGAGGACTCTATTGTCATAGGAGTTATATATAGAGGCTTATAGTGGTTCGTAGAAGGGATGGGAGAACAACTATGTGTTGAGTTTTCCCAAATTGATAGAGGAACAATTAGATAGTAGAACAATTGTGTGTTGTATTTCTAAGAGATGAGAGGCAGAAGAAATGTGTTGTATTTCTAAGAGATGAGAGGcagaaggaaaagagaaaagaaacttTGGCAAACAATAGAAAGATGTAGCTAAGGAAGCAAAGAAAAGATTGCATCCATAGGCAAGCTGTTATCGGACCGAAGATGGTACAAATTGTGTATTTGCACACTCATTGTATGTGTCAAATTACTACATAATATAGGTAGAAAGCAATTGACATTGGGACAGTTCGATTtttctttctttggaggatttaaattcttgaacttttcgTGAAATTCATTTTACTGCAACATGTTTTATTCTTTCTTTGGGTAACAATTCTTTCTAATAACTATTATTTGAATTACAAGTAACATACTATGTTAGCCTATAATTCTCGATTTGTAAATGCTAAATTTAAGAGTCGCAATTCTTCTATGAGATGATAATTCTTAGAAAGCTTTTCTTCTAGGCTAACATAATAATCGAGAATTATAGGCTAACATTCTCGATTATTTGTTTTGCCATTATAACTACGAAGCTTTTCTGAGGTGCCATGCTCTCTTTGTTCTTTTCCATTGATTAGAATCTGTAATTTGTTTCCCTCCCATGGTTTTGAGGTGACCTTACATTTCATGATATCCATCTTCTTGCCTTACACCTGATTAAAGTTTTGACTGCAACATGATAGAAGTTTAGAATCAATCAAGAAGATATTTACACTAAGCATGGATAGCTATCGGGCAGATGGCAAATACAAACATTAAATTGCGTCACATTGTGACTGCGATCATAATGGTCATGCCATCATAAGCAATTATTGTGAATCTCAATggtcaaacaaattaaataatttaacagTTTCTTGTAATCTAAAATGAAATAGAATACAAATCATGTAACTCGCTTACAAATGAAAAGTTCAAGGCCAGATCAATCCTTTTCTGAAGGTCTCTTGAAACTTGAAAGAATCTCAACTTTCACAAAGTGTTTGCCTTGGAATTACCCATGCCTACAACAAAAATGGATGTTATAAAGCATTTAGTGGTAGGCAATCAGTTCATTAATTTGACCCTAAATATCAAGGATTCAGGTCAATTTGGAAAAATTTGCAGCTTGAATGATAAACATCTTGTCAATACGAGTCGTAGCTCAGTTAAGTAACAGTAtgataaaagaattaaaaattttgcAGATGGGATTGGTAATATGAAATGGATGACAGGGACTAGCTTGAAGAGAATCTACATGCTGCCTATTCAACGATAAAATGTATTCTATGTTGATTAATTGCTTGACAACTCTCTCTGCCAGAATCGGTATGCACTTTGAGATTGAAAAATTTCAACACTCTGCACTAGATCAAGAACCCTCTGTTGCCTGAAAGCTCCACCACATAGCTGTATGACAAACTAGCTTGCTACCCTGAAATTTTTCTTTCAGTCATGTTCCAAGCAGCGGACATGCTCTAAATAACTATCAGATAAGTATGGGTCTGCTAATATTATATTGATGTCTGCACGTCTGTAATAGCAAGGAAAACCTGCAACCTTAAGTGGCCAGATAAGAATGGTAGTGCCATCACATCCTTGAAGGTCTATATAGCAGTATCAGGACTGGTACTAATGCATAAAAGGGAGCAAACAAGAAATATCTGGAGCAGATGAAAATTTAATAAGATTTGTGCAGGAGAGAAAGCAATTGCTGAGGTTACAGAAATAATTTGAGTGAGGATCTACAAGCCCTTAGTGCAGGCTTAATAAAAAGCCTGTGTAGTTGATTAAGAAAGTGAAACAAAGTTTCTTTATGTTAATGAAGAGGGATGGGGAAGGTGAAAAGAAATGAACCAAAAACTTTGACTATTTACATTTTTTATGCATCCCTATCAAAAATACAAAGAAGAAAATCCTAATGGAATTTAAAGATGATAGCAACCAAGGGAAAGCATCGATATTACATGCAGATCATTTTATCAGAAAATGTGTTATTCCAGTCAGGTTGGCAGCAACTGAGAATTGATTGGACTCCAAATTTTGCGACATTGCAGTGTGTACAAGAATTTGTAACTACTGATTTTGTCAGCAAAGCCAAATTCCACCAAAAAGAAAGGTCCACTACACAGCTAACTAAAACAGTTTTTCTAATGTCAATCATTTTGATTTTGTTTCCTGTAACTATCCTATTTAAGTTGCTCCTGCTATGAAAAATTGGAACAGTCACAGACACCTACTAAGAGTagtattttgagttttttttaaagTACTTTGAGCAGACACTGATGTTGATTTACCCTAACTACAGGACTTCTTTGTAAATTTTTTACTTCAATTCAAATATTGTTTAAAAAGCCAGAAGAGTTGTACAATGAAACTAGCCCATATAGGCATTACAGGCAAAACTGACAAGCGCTTGAAGCCAAAGAGAAAACTACCAAAAAACGAAAAATAAGCTAGTCGAGACCAGGTCTCAACCCAGCCAAACAAGAGGAGACTTAGAGTGACAAACTCTCTAGATGATTTGTTAATTATATAACACAGGAGCATCCCATAATGATCCGAAAATATATTGAGCACATAAAATGCCAATTTATTTCAAGCTACGATATATGTGTCTTATAGGCTAACTTTAATTTAGGTATCAAAGTTTTTAGGTGTTGTGCATTTAAAAGAGAAGCATATGTTTATTAGTATTGAAAACAAACATACCCTACATCGCTCTTTTATAATATTGATACGATTTATACAGTTAGCATGAATATTGAACAAAATCGTAAAAGAAAAAAGCAAAAGAAACTTCTAAATGTCGATCGGAGTTAAAACTGTAAGAAAGAGAAATGGATGAACACAAAACAGATATTTAACCACATTTTTTCTCTATTGAAAATTTAACTTACGAAAAGAAAACCAAAAAACATTAGTGGTAGTTTTTACAGAATAATTTCTAAAGCTGATGACACCCATTGACACATACTGATCATAGACGTTTCCAAATGTTCAGTCAATTAGCAAATAAAGCCAATTCTGCATTGTAACCCTCTTTTTCACTTCTCTGAgatattttggataaaataaacacTGCATGTTATAATGCGACAAATCATTTTCAAACATCGGCTCCTTGATGTTCTTTAgggatttaaaaaaattatttgagaaGCAGAATATTAATCAACACAATAATAAGAAGAAATATGTAGTCACCAATGAATTTAAATAAGTTGAAAATTTATCCAATCTGTCAAAGACGATTATTGGATCTAATAAAAGGCATAACCATTTGAAAATTCAGCTGAGTAATGATGCCCTTGGATAGAATTCCCCATTGGAGAAGCAATAGGACCATGTCCATTGTTTATGAAACTTTTTGGAGGCATATCAGCACTATACATGGACCAGTTGTGAGATGGAACTTCTTCAAGTTGACCACTATACTGATCATAATACTGACTAGGTGAAGAATGAGGATAAGGAGGAAGCACTTGCATGCTCTCACTTAGTCCACTACTACACCAATCTGACGGGCAAGCCATCTGCAAGGTACTATCTTCCTCAGGCATGTATCTATCAAATCCACTGCCGTTATGAAGATCAATATTGGGACCGTGGAATCCTGGCAAATAAAACTGCCCATTCAATATCTGCTCTCCCGGATTTTGGAGTTTAGTACTGAGTGCCACCTTACCCCGGCTTTGTTCTTCATCAAGCAAATAGTCAATCATGTCTAAATGTGGGAAGTCTTCTCCCATCACAGCACCAGCACGTCTAGTTACATTTCGAGAATTCATACTCTTGAATAATCCTTGGCTTGCAAGATCGTCTGGACATGACTGTGGAAATCTTATGCCAAGATTATCCTGCACAGATTGAAATTGATTAATTTGAAGACTCTGTAACTTCCTTTGTTGTTGATGTACACAGTGCTCCAAGAATCTTTGCTGTTGTTGGCGATGATCTTCTACTCCTGACATTGTCACATCAACATCCTGTAGTTCCTGAGGTCGATTTCTATGCAGCAGTTCTGGCATAATTGTGCCAAAGGTGAATCCCATATGAGATGCACTTTTCTCAACTCCACAGATTGGAGACTGATCTTTTgtaaatccattcaacatagtagTCTGTGGTGTGGAAATATGGGAAGGGATACAcgttgatgaggatgaggatgcatcCTCCCTTACACGACCCAATGACTCTGGACAAGATATATGAACTTTATAAGGATTTGAAGGAGAGGACACCATGCACAGCGAAGATGGAGGACTTTGAGTGACACAAACACCAGTATGTGCCACACTTGATGCCACGGGAGGATAATGCCCACTTGAAGTTCCTTTCATTTTCCCAGCAGCAGCATTCCTGTATGATGGGCTCACAGAAGGACTGCGGGATAATGAAGAGCTGCTAGATGGCATTGGATCAACACCGCCATCCAATCTTCCAGCTGCACTAACTGAGCGTGCCAACGATTGCACAGATGAAGTTAATGCAGCAGGAATATTCGATCTTGGAACAGCCGGAATTAAAGGAGCACTGGATGGCCGCAACATTTCATCAGATTCAATTTGCAATGGAGCAGTGGTGGCACACTTTGCATGCTGATCAATTTCTCTGCTACGACTATTAGGTGGCATTGTCTTCTGCAAATGCTGTTTGAATGAGACAGAATGTGTCAGTGTATTAGTCTTCTTAAGAGTTAAATTGCTGCCTTCCATGTTACTACTTTCAGCAGGTAGATCTTTTGATAAAGAACATTTAACTTGAAGCTCTCCTGGACTACATGAGCTGCCACCTTTCAAGCTTGAGTCATCTGCCTGCACACAAGATGATTTATGTTCATCATCATCCACACTTCTCAAGCTTGATAACCCTGCATTTCTTGTATGACAGTGATTTGCAGTCATATCTTGTTGCTTAGAGGGCTTGTCACAATCTATCTGATGTTGGTAAGAATTAAGCTTGTTTTTCAAAAGTGTAATTTCATCATCCTGATAAATAGTGCAGTTTAACTAGTGAGAAGTTATCCCAAGGAAACAACACAATAAGAATTTCTTTAGCAAATAACAAGCTGACAGGAAATCCTTGTGCCtgacaaaatataatatattacaAAGTAAACACTCAAGAATTCAAAAAACAAGTGTAATGGTGAACCATACCTTCTCCACTATTCTATGCTCAAGCCACTGCACACGTTGTTTCAACGTAAGTACCTCTTCATTAGAGTTGGATTTACTAATACTATTATTAACTTCAAGTGCAGAAATTGAAGCCACATTAGCACCAGCTCTGGTGCCATTAGTTGTGTCATACCGTTCACTGTTGCTTTTATTTTTTCCCCTGTTCCAAAAACATTTAGATTGTATTTAGTTTAAAATGTCTTGCagtcaaaaaaatcataaaatgcaaTACGAAACTATAACACCCCTACCTGGTTGACAATGATTCACACTTGTTGGAGAATAAAGAATTGCCCTTGAAGGAGCCATTATTCATCGCAACAGATGCAAGAGAATCTGTTGAGCATGTTGATGAGCTGTCATCCAGTGCAGGCCTCTGTTTTCTGCCCATTCGAACACTTTCTACTGAAACAGAGACAGACCCACTGAAGCTGGCTTCCATATCCTGCTGCATTTCTGAACTATCCCTGTCCCAATCTACACGGCTTACATCCCCATCCTCTGTTTCTAGTCTAATTATACCCACGACATTATCTGTTTTATCCAATCCACTCAAATCACCTTCATCTGGAGTGCCCAATATTTCCAGGACAGGCAATGGAGACCCCTTTGAGGAGCTTGCATCTACATTTCTAATGACAGAAAGG contains these protein-coding regions:
- the LOC131042148 gene encoding TNF receptor-associated factor homolog 1b isoform X3, with the protein product MGVGKLKGENGTSMGMAERRSGEKEDEHEHEHEHEHEHEQCPCPSTSDEDDPGLRPSQLYGKFTWRIENFSQISKRELRSNVFEVGGYKWYILVYPQGCDVCNHLSLFLCVADYDKLLPGWSHFAQFTISVVNKDPKKSKYSDTLHRFCKKEHDWGWKKFMEVSKVLDGFTMADTLVIKAQVQVIRENPHRPFRCLDCQYRRELVRVYITNVEAICRRFVEEKREKLGKLREDTAKWSSFCTFWLAVDEDEQRRMSREKTDVILKQVVKRFFNEKEVTSTLVMDALYSGYKALEYQSANNKGKSRSMDLEDISPPVVCVEKDVFVLADDVLSLLERAATEPLPPLKDDKGPQNRTKDGGSGDDFGRDSVDCDEKCLTELGRRTVEMFVLAHLYSNHVEMAYQRDVSIKMQEELIREEEAASHAEIEQRAKREAADKEKRSKKKQQAKQRRSTRKEKDRVRNDNGDINAQHQHHQEILSVIRNVDASSSKGSPLPVLEILGTPDEGDLSGLDKTDNVVGIIRLETEDGDVSRVDWDRDSSEMQQDMEASFSGSVSVSVESVRMGRKQRPALDDSSSTCSTDSLASVAMNNGSFKGNSLFSNKCESLSTRGKNKSNSERYDTTNGTRAGANVASISALEVNNSISKSNSNEEVLTLKQRVQWLEHRIVEKDDEITLLKNKLNSYQHQIDCDKPSKQQDMTANHCHTRNAGLSSLRSVDDDEHKSSCVQADDSSLKGGSSCSPGELQVKCSLSKDLPAESSNMEGSNLTLKKTNTLTHSVSFKQHLQKTMPPNSRSREIDQHAKCATTAPLQIESDEMLRPSSAPLIPAVPRSNIPAALTSSVQSLARSVSAAGRLDGGVDPMPSSSSSLSRSPSVSPSYRNAAAGKMKGTSSGHYPPVASSVAHTGVCVTQSPPSSLCMVSSPSNPYKVHISCPESLGRVREDASSSSSTCIPSHISTPQTTMLNGFTKDQSPICGVEKSASHMGFTFGTIMPELLHRNRPQELQDVDVTMSGVEDHRQQQQRFLEHCVHQQQRKLQSLQINQFQSVQDNLGIRFPQSCPDDLASQGLFKSMNSRNVTRRAGAVMGEDFPHLDMIDYLLDEEQSRGKVALSTKLQNPGEQILNGQFYLPGFHGPNIDLHNGSGFDRYMPEEDSTLQMACPSDWCSSGLSESMQVLPPYPHSSPSQYYDQYSGQLEEVPSHNWSMYSADMPPKSFINNGHGPIASPMGNSIQGHHYSAEFSNGYAFY
- the LOC131042148 gene encoding TNF receptor-associated factor homolog 1b isoform X1; this translates as MIEPCCISLPTDCFYFCFFSVMGVGKLKGENGTSMGMAERRSGEKEDEHEHEHEHEHEHEQCPCPSTSDEDDPGLRPSQLYGKFTWRIENFSQISKRELRSNVFEVGGYKWYILVYPQGCDVCNHLSLFLCVADYDKLLPGWSHFAQFTISVVNKDPKKSKYSDTLHRFCKKEHDWGWKKFMEVSKVLDGFTMADTLVIKAQVQVIRENPHRPFRCLDCQYRRELVRVYITNVEAICRRFVEEKREKLGKLREDTAKWSSFCTFWLAVDEDEQRRMSREKTDVILKQVVKRFFNEKEVTSTLVMDALYSGYKALEYQSANNKGKSRSMDLEDISPPVVCVEKDVFVLADDVLSLLERAATEPLPPLKDDKGPQNRTKDGGSGDDFGRDSVDCDEKCLTELGRRTVEMFVLAHLYSNHVEMAYQRDVSIKMQEELIREEEAASHAEIEQRAKREAADKEKRSKKKQQAKQRRSTRKEKDRVRNDNGDINAQHQHHQEILSVIRNVDASSSKGSPLPVLEILGTPDEGDLSGLDKTDNVVGIIRLETEDGDVSRVDWDRDSSEMQQDMEASFSGSVSVSVESVRMGRKQRPALDDSSSTCSTDSLASVAMNNGSFKGNSLFSNKCESLSTRGKNKSNSERYDTTNGTRAGANVASISALEVNNSISKSNSNEEVLTLKQRVQWLEHRIVEKDDEITLLKNKLNSYQHQIDCDKPSKQQDMTANHCHTRNAGLSSLRSVDDDEHKSSCVQADDSSLKGGSSCSPGELQVKCSLSKDLPAESSNMEGSNLTLKKTNTLTHSVSFKQHLQKTMPPNSRSREIDQHAKCATTAPLQIESDEMLRPSSAPLIPAVPRSNIPAALTSSVQSLARSVSAAGRLDGGVDPMPSSSSSLSRSPSVSPSYRNAAAGKMKGTSSGHYPPVASSVAHTGVCVTQSPPSSLCMVSSPSNPYKVHISCPESLGRVREDASSSSSTCIPSHISTPQTTMLNGFTKDQSPICGVEKSASHMGFTFGTIMPELLHRNRPQELQDVDVTMSGVEDHRQQQQRFLEHCVHQQQRKLQSLQINQFQSVQDNLGIRFPQSCPDDLASQGLFKSMNSRNVTRRAGAVMGEDFPHLDMIDYLLDEEQSRGKVALSTKLQNPGEQILNGQFYLPGFHGPNIDLHNGSGFDRYMPEEDSTLQMACPSDWCSSGLSESMQVLPPYPHSSPSQYYDQYSGQLEEVPSHNWSMYSADMPPKSFINNGHGPIASPMGNSIQGHHYSAEFSNGYAFY
- the LOC131042148 gene encoding TNF receptor-associated factor homolog 1b isoform X4, coding for MIEPCCISLPTDCFYFCFFSVMGVGKLKGENGTSMGMAERRSGEKEDEHEHEHEHEHEHEQCPCPSTSDEDDPGLRPSQLYGKFTWRIENFSQISKRELRSNVFEVGGYKWYILVYPQGCDVCNHLSLFLCVADYDKLLPGWSHFAQFTISVVNKDPKKSKYSDTLHRFCKKEHDWGWKKFMEVSKVLDGFTMADTLVIKAQVQVIRENPHRPFRCLDCQYRRELVRVYITNVEAICRRFVEEKREKLGKLREDTAKWSSFCTFWLAVDEDEQRRMSREKTDVILKQVVKRFFNEKEVTSTLVMDALYSGYKALEYQSANNKGKSRSMDLEDISPPVVCVEKDVFVLADDVLSLLERAATEPLPPLKDDKGPQNRTKDGGSGDDFGRDSVDCDEKCLTELGRRTVEMFVLAHLYSNHVEMAYQRDVSIKMQEELIREEEAASHAEIEQRAKREAADKEKRSKKKQQAKQRRSTRKEKDRVRNDNGDINAQHQHHQEILSVIRNVDASSSKGSPLPVLEILGTPDEGDLSGLDKTDNVVGIIRLETEDGDVSRVDWDRDSSEMQQDMEASFSGSVSVSVESVRMGRKQRPALDDSSSTCSTDSLASVAMNNGSFKGNSLFSNKCESLSTRGKNKSNSERYDTTNGTRAGANVASISALEVNNSISKSNSNEEVLTLKQRVQWLEHRIVEKADDSSLKGGSSCSPGELQVKCSLSKDLPAESSNMEGSNLTLKKTNTLTHSVSFKQHLQKTMPPNSRSREIDQHAKCATTAPLQIESDEMLRPSSAPLIPAVPRSNIPAALTSSVQSLARSVSAAGRLDGGVDPMPSSSSSLSRSPSVSPSYRNAAAGKMKGTSSGHYPPVASSVAHTGVCVTQSPPSSLCMVSSPSNPYKVHISCPESLGRVREDASSSSSTCIPSHISTPQTTMLNGFTKDQSPICGVEKSASHMGFTFGTIMPELLHRNRPQELQDVDVTMSGVEDHRQQQQRFLEHCVHQQQRKLQSLQINQFQSVQDNLGIRFPQSCPDDLASQGLFKSMNSRNVTRRAGAVMGEDFPHLDMIDYLLDEEQSRGKVALSTKLQNPGEQILNGQFYLPGFHGPNIDLHNGSGFDRYMPEEDSTLQMACPSDWCSSGLSESMQVLPPYPHSSPSQYYDQYSGQLEEVPSHNWSMYSADMPPKSFINNGHGPIASPMGNSIQGHHYSAEFSNGYAFY
- the LOC131042148 gene encoding TNF receptor-associated factor homolog 1b isoform X2 — its product is MIEPCCISLPTDCFYFCFFSVMGVGKLKGENGTSMGMAERRSGEKEDEHEHEHEHEHEHEQCPCPSTSDEDDPGLRPSQLYGKFTWRIENFSQISKRELRSNVFEVGGYKWYILVYPQGCDVCNHLSLFLCVADYDKLLPGWSHFAQFTISVVNKDPKKSKYSDTLHRFCKKEHDWGWKKFMEVSKVLDGFTMADTLVIKAQVQVIRENPHRPFRCLDCQYRRELVRVYITNVEAICRRFVEEKREKLGKLREDTAKWSSFCTFWLAVDEDEQRRMSREKTDVILKQVVKRFFNEKEVTSTLVMDALYSGYKALEYQSANNKGKSRSMDLEDISPPVVCVEKDVFVLADDVLSLLERAATEPLPPLKDDKGPQNRTKDGGSGDDFGRDSVDCDEKCLTELGRRTVEMFVLAHLYSNHVEMAYQRDVSIKMQEELIREEEAASHAEIEQRAKREAADKEKRSKKKQAKQRRSTRKEKDRVRNDNGDINAQHQHHQEILSVIRNVDASSSKGSPLPVLEILGTPDEGDLSGLDKTDNVVGIIRLETEDGDVSRVDWDRDSSEMQQDMEASFSGSVSVSVESVRMGRKQRPALDDSSSTCSTDSLASVAMNNGSFKGNSLFSNKCESLSTRGKNKSNSERYDTTNGTRAGANVASISALEVNNSISKSNSNEEVLTLKQRVQWLEHRIVEKDDEITLLKNKLNSYQHQIDCDKPSKQQDMTANHCHTRNAGLSSLRSVDDDEHKSSCVQADDSSLKGGSSCSPGELQVKCSLSKDLPAESSNMEGSNLTLKKTNTLTHSVSFKQHLQKTMPPNSRSREIDQHAKCATTAPLQIESDEMLRPSSAPLIPAVPRSNIPAALTSSVQSLARSVSAAGRLDGGVDPMPSSSSSLSRSPSVSPSYRNAAAGKMKGTSSGHYPPVASSVAHTGVCVTQSPPSSLCMVSSPSNPYKVHISCPESLGRVREDASSSSSTCIPSHISTPQTTMLNGFTKDQSPICGVEKSASHMGFTFGTIMPELLHRNRPQELQDVDVTMSGVEDHRQQQQRFLEHCVHQQQRKLQSLQINQFQSVQDNLGIRFPQSCPDDLASQGLFKSMNSRNVTRRAGAVMGEDFPHLDMIDYLLDEEQSRGKVALSTKLQNPGEQILNGQFYLPGFHGPNIDLHNGSGFDRYMPEEDSTLQMACPSDWCSSGLSESMQVLPPYPHSSPSQYYDQYSGQLEEVPSHNWSMYSADMPPKSFINNGHGPIASPMGNSIQGHHYSAEFSNGYAFY